The following DNA comes from Streptomyces sp. Ag109_O5-10.
CAGATGCCCTCCTCCGCCTGGTCCCAGTGGTCGGCCAGCCAGTCCAGGTCCGTCCGCAGCGAGGTCCAGCCCGCGTGCCCGAGCGTGAAGCCGTGCCGGTGCGCGAAGTAGATGCTGTCCAGGGCCTCGCCGTAGATGTCCAGCTGGAGCTGGTCGGCGGCGCCGTTGCCGACCCGGACCGGCGCGGAACCGGCGTAGCCCGCCCAGTGGTCGAGGATCCGTTCGTCCAGGTCGGAGGAGCCGTCGACCCTGTACATGATGTCGAGCGGGCCCGTGGTCCGGTGCGCGCCCGCCCCCTCCCTGACCCGGTCGCCCAGCCACATGATGAACGCCCTGGCCTCCTCCGTGAAACCCAGTCCCAGCAGGGCGTACACGGAGAAGGAGGCGTCCCGGATCCAGGTGAAGCGGTAGTCCCAGTTGCGCTCGCCGCCCAGTTGCTCCGGGAGCGCCGCCGTGGGAGCGGCCACCAGCGCGCCGCTCGGGGCGAAGGTCATGAGCTTCAGCGTGATCGCGGACCGCTCCACCACCTCCCGCCAGCGCCCGGTGTAGGTGGACCGCGCCAGCCAGGTCCGCCAGAACACCGCCGTCTCGTCGAAGAGCCGCTCGTGTTCGGCCCGCCGGATCTCCCTGGGCGGCCCCTCGGCACCCGTCTCCAGCATCAGTCCGCGCTGCTCACCGGCGGCCAGGGTGAGCGAGACCCGCAGGTCGGCGTCCTGGCCCGTCATGACGTCCGCGAGCCGCTGGTCCTCGGGCTCCCGGACGGGGTGCACGGTGAGTTCCGTGCCGTCCTCCGCGGCGAAGACGGCTCCGTGCGGGGTGATGTGCAACTGGTGCTTCATGAGCCCGTAGTCGAACCGCGGGGCGATCTCCACGTCGAAGGTCATGGTGCCGCGCACACAGCGGACCAGGCGCACCAGCCGGTGCCGGTCCGTGGCCGTCGTACCGGTCACGGGCATGAAGTCGACCACCTCACCGGCGCCCGCCTCGGTCATGAACCGGGTGACCAGGATCGCCGTGTCGGGCAGGTACAACTGCTTGGTCGAGCAGGTCGGGTGCGCCGGCCGGACCGTGCAGTGGCCGCCCTTGTCCTTGTCCAGCAGGGCCCCGAACAGACTCGGCGAGTCGAACCGCGGGGAGCAGAACCAGTCGACGGCCCCGTCGGTGGTGACCAGCGCCGCGGTCTGCAGGTCGCCGATCAGCCCGTGGTTCTCGATCAGCGGGTAATCGTCCATCGGGGCGCCCCTTCCGGTGTGCGAGTCACCCGAACGCCCCCCCGGGTCAGCCTATGCCGCGGCCCCCGCTCCGGCTCGTCGGGCGCTGACCTCGAACGTCACCGGCCGGGTCAGCGCTGCGCCGGCTGCCAGTACCGGGCGAGGGCCCCTTCGCGGTACGGGGCCGGGCTGACACTGAGGTCGCCGGAGAAGGGGCGGTCCAGGACGAAGACGAGGAGCAGGCTGAAGCCGACGAGCCCGGCGACCGAGGCGACGAAGAGGATCTGGACCCTCAGTTTGCGCATGCCGAACAGGAACGTGAGCGGGACCAGGACCAGTGCGCCCCCGACGGCCAGGGCCTGGAGCAGCGGGGGAAGTTCCTGGCGGGCCATGGTGATGCGGGCGCGCCGCTGGGAGGCGACGTCGTCGAGATGGCCGACGGTCTGCTCGTAGAAGACCTGCTCCTGCTCGCCTTTCGGGTCGTACGTCTGCAACACCTGGAAGGCGGCCTGGAGATGGGTCTCCGTGGCCCCGTAGCTGGGGTGTCCCGCGCGCATCCGCGGCCACTGGTCCTCGACGACCGCGTGGACGTAGCCGCTCATCGCCGAGTCGAGGCGGTCCCGCACCACCGCCGGGAACGCGGCAGCGTCCCGGGTGATGAGCGCCGCGTCGGTGGCCTCGGCGGCGACGATGGTCTGGGTGTCCTCCAGCTGCGTCCACAGCGTGACGATCACGAACGCGAGGATGATCCCGTAGATGGCGCCGAACATCCCGAGCGTCACACCGACCATGTCGTTGTGCTCCCCGCCGGCCAGCGACGGATACCTGCGCCGCAGCAGCACACTGCCGGCGACGGCCAGCGCAACGGTGCCGCCGACGGTCACGACGGCCAACGTGAAGGTGCTGAAATGATTGAGCAGCCAGAGGGACATGGGCCCGGAGTCCAGGGCGGGCACAACACCCCGAAACCGTGGCTGTGCGGGCAACTGAGCCCACACCGGGAGAGGTTCACACCACCGAGTGAGCGGGCCGGTGCGGTACGGAACCTGCGTGCCCGCGCCTAGCGGGCGGTGGGGTCGCGCAACCGCAGGTGGGCGACGACCAGCTTGCCGGTCTCCTGTTCCAGCGTGATCAGCCCTTCGCACAGCCGGGTGACCAGGTGCAGGCCGTGGCCGCCGACGCGGGCGGGGTCGCGGGCGGGCAGGACGGGCGGCCGGCGCGAACCGTCGCTCACGGCGATGCGCAGCAGGCCGGCGTCGGGCGACACCTCCAGGGCCAGACCGCCCGGTCCGGGTGCGTGGCGCACCGCGTTGGTGACCAGCTCACTGACGACGAGCTGGGCGTCCTGGCTCGGCAGGCGGTCCGGATGGTGCCCGGCCCGGGCCAGCAGGGCGCGTACGGCGACCCGGGCGTCGGCGATCGGGCTGTCCGCGGTGTCCCAGGTGAGGCGGTGTCGCAGGGGCGCCCCGGGTTCCTGTTCGTCCGAGGCCCGATTCTTCAGCGGGGTGACCATAGAGCTCTTTCCGTCGGCGTCCTTGTCGTCTCGTCACAGGCGCTCTCGCCGTTCTGCGGATTCGCTTACCCGCCGGTTCCGCGTTCATGAGGCGATCCGGCAAAGCGCCGCGATACCGGCACAACCGGTAAGGACCTTCCCGGTTCGATTCCGGGAAGGCCCGCCACCACCACTGCCTCTTGTGCGACGCGGCCCCGCCGGGGGAGCGCTCAGCGCCATGCCCTGCCCGGCCGACACGCGGATGACCTACGTGGACCACCGCGACGCCGCCGAGGCGCTCGCCGGCGACCGCGCCCGCAGGCGCGCCGGGACGACCTCGACGAGTGCAGGCGGCGCGCCCTCGACCCGGCACCCCACTACGCGACCGGATGCTCCCCGACGACGGCGCATGACGCGGCCATGCCGTGAACAGGGTCACAGCCCGAATTCGAGGGGGCCCTCATGTTAGCCTGGAGGCATGAGCCCGCACGTCCTGCCCGCGCCGAAGGAGCCGGCCAAGCCGCTGCGCCGCGACGCGCAGCGCAACCGGGACGCGATCGTGGCCGCCGCCCGCAAGGCCTTCGCCGAGCAGGGGCTGGACGCGTCCCTGGAGGGTGTCGCCCGCGAGGCGGGCGTCGCGATCGGGACGGTCTACCGGCACTTCCCCCGCAGGCTCGACCTGGTCGAGGAGCTCTTCACCGCGAAGTTCACCGATCTGCTGGCCGCGGCCGAGGAGGCCGCGGCCATGGACGACGCCTGGGAAGCGTTCTGCCACTACCTGGAGCGGCTCTGCGAGCTGCAGGCCTGTGACCGCGCGTTCAACGACCTGGTCTCGGCCCGGCTGCCGGTCCACGCGCTCGGCAGGGGAATGTTCGAGCGCGCGCAGGAGCGGGGCGCCCAGGTCTTCCACGCCGCCCAGGAGCAGGGCGTCCTCCGCGACGACGTCACCCCGGAGGACCTGGCTTTCGTGATCTGGTCCCAGGCCGGGATCATCCAGGCCACGCGCGCCGTCGCCCCCAACGCCTGGCGGCGCCACCTGCACCTGATGCTCGACGCGTTCCGCGCCCAGTGCGCCCATGAGCTGCCGGAGCCGCCGCTGACCCCGCGGCAGGTCGACCAGACCCTCACCACGCTGGAGTGCCCCGAAGCGGAATGCCACGAGTGCCACGAGGAGGCATGAGAAGGCGCAGCCGCCCCGGGTGAGTTCAGTTCCCGGCCAGCAGCTGCGCCAGCTCCGCGTCCAGGTCGAGCCGGGCGGATTCCGCCCCCGGCGGCACCGCGGACCACGTCTCGCGGAGGAAGGACTCCACGTCCCGCGCGGGGAACCGGAGCAGGGCCGACCCGGCCGGCGCACGCAGCGCGACGAAGACCACGTCGCGTCCCGCGTCGGCACTCGGCCACATGCGCACGTCCCCCCGCCCGGTGTGCCCGCGCAGCGCCTCGGCGAGCATGTCGCGGCCGAAGAACCACTCGACCGACCCCTGGCCCGGGGGGTGGAAGACGGTACGGACCGCGTAGGGGTCGTCCGCCTCGTACCGCAGTGCCGCGCGCATCGGCACCGCCATCTCGGGTGACAGGACGAACTCCACGGGGAACTCGCACGTCACGATTCTGACCGCTCTCACTGTCTCACTCCCGCGTCCCGCCGATGTCGGCCCGGCGAACCGGCCGGGCCGGCCTGTGGCCGCATCAGCGCTGGTGCAGGTACCAGTCGAGCTGGTCCAGGTACCAGCGGTCGGCACTGACGGTGACGGCGGCAGAAGGCCGCGCGTGCTCCGCGGGTGCCGAGGTGGTCGCCGCCGACGCCGAGCCGCCGGTTCCGAGAAGGGCTCCACCCGCCACTGCCGTGGCAGCGACGGCGATCGAGACGCGCCTGATCCACCTGTTCATGGTCTTTCCCTTGCCATTTCCTTGTGCTGTGCGGCGCTCCGGAGATTCCGGACGGGCCGCCGGTAGCCGAGCCGCGGGGACATCCGGAGGGGCCCCTCATGTTCGACCTCGCCCAGCGTACTTGAGGGGTGCCTCATGTTTGCGGTGAAGCCCGTCACAGCCCGCCGCAAGCGCCCGATCCGAGGTCAGGGCGGGTCAGTCCGGGCCCCACGAGAAGGCCGCGTCGCCGGCCGTCGCCACGATCGCGTCCCCGCCCGCGGGCCGGTCATCAGTTGGCCACCACCGCGGCCGCCGAAGGCGCCGTGCGCACGGACGCGGACCCGCCTCGCACACGGCCTTCCGGCCGCGGCGACCGCCCGTTGACAGAACCGGCTAACAGCATTAGCTTGAGGCTAACGCTGTTAGCCATTCTGGTCTCCTGGAGGACGCAATGACCGAGTACCTCGCCGTCGACGGCGGCACGATCGCTTACGAGGTGGCGGGGTCCGGCCCGCTGGTCGTCCTCGCGCACGGGATGGGCGACAGCCGCGCCGCGTACCGCGCCGTGGTCCCCCGGCTGGTGGCGGCGGGCTACCGGGTCGCCGCGGTCGATCTGCGCGGCTGCGGCGAGTCCAGCGCCGACTGGCCCGACTGGAGCCGCACCGCCATCGCCGGCGACCTGCTCGCCGTGATCCGCCACCTGGGCGGCCCGGCCGTGCTCGTCGGCCACTCGATATCCGGCGGTGCCGCCACCGTCGCCGCGGCGCTGGAACCCTCGCTGGTCACCGCGGTCGTCGAACTGGCGCCGTTCACCCGCAAGCAGTCGGTCCGCCTGGGCGACCTGCGGGTCGGGCGGTTCCGGCGGGGCATGCTGCGGCTGATCGGCGCGGGCGTGCTCGGCAGCGTGCCGCTGTGGCGGTCGTACCTCGACGTCGCCTACCCCGGCGTGAAGCCGGCCGACTGGGCCGAGCGGCTGGGCCGGATCGACGCCATGCTCCGCGAGCCGGGCCGGATGAAGGCCCTGAAGGGCATGGGCCGCACCACCCCGGCCGACGCCGGCGCGCACCTGGGCAACGTCCGCTGCCCCGTGCTGGTCGTGATGGGCACCCTCGACCCCGACTGGGCCGACCCGCACGCCGAGGGCGCGGCGATCGTCGACGCCCTGCCCGCCGGCCTCGGCGGCCTGGAGATGATCGAGGGCGCCGGACACTACCCGCACGACCAGTTCCCCGACCAGGTGATGTCGCACGTGCTCCCCTTCCTCCGGTCGGCCGCCGCCCGTGCCTAGGAGCGGCCTGGACCCGGCGGCCGTCGTCGCGGCCGGTGCCGACCTCGCCGACGAGGTGGGCCTCGCCAACCTGACGATGGGCCTGCTGGCCCACCGGGTGGGCGTGCGCGCCCCCTCCCTGTACAAGCACGTGGACGGCCAGCAGGACCTCAACCGGCGCATCGCCGCCCGGGCGCTCGGCGAGGCCGCCGACGCCGTCGGCGGAGCGGCCCTGGGGCACGTGGGCCGCGACGCCCTGGCGGCCGCGGCCCGCGCCTTCCGCGCCTTCGTCCTGGCGCACCCCGGCCGGTACGCCGCGACGATCGGCACCGAACCGGCCGGCCGCGACGACCCCCTGGCCGTCGCGGGGCAGCGGCTGCTCGGCGCGTTCACGGCCGTCCTGAGCGGCTACGAGATCCCCGAGTCCGACGCGGACCACGCCCTGCGCACGCTCCGCGCGCTCTGCCACGGCTTCGCGACGCTGCAGGCGGACAACGGCTTTCAGTGGAGCTCCGGCATCGACGAGAGCTTCGACTGGCTGATCGCCTTCGCCGACCGGGGCCTGCGCGCCACCGCACGGCGCACGTGAGCCCTCCGGGGCCGCACCGCCCGCGCGTTCGCGTGCGTCCGCCAGGCTCAGTACGTCGGTGGCAACGGCGTCGTCCCGACCGCCACGGCCCGCAATCCGACCCTCACCGTGGTCGCCCTCGCCTGGCGCGCACCCCCTCGGCTCGCACAGGAACTGGCCGACACACAGACCAGCACCGGGCGGGGTGGTGTGAGGCGTGAGCCGGCGGGTAGTCGGGGCGGGTCGGCAAGGGAGCGGCGCACCACCTGGGGAGGTCGAGCGCCGCTCCCTGCCGGAGTTCACCGTCACCACGTGCGAGGACACGGGCGGCCCGGCGAGCGGGACGACGAGCCTGAACGGCACGACCACGACCGCCGGCGACACCCTGGGCGCCCTCCGTCGCCGGTGCGCACGCGCTGACCGAAGTGCCCGCACTGTGCGGCCGCGCGGCCAGACCCGGCCTGCGCCGAGTCGACGGGGCCGGGCCCGGTCGCCGTTCACCCGTACGGCGTGGTTCCGGTCGTGCGGGTGAGGGTGACGGGCGACGGTGGCAGTCGGCCCCGGCCGTCCGGATGGCGGCGTACGCGCTTCGGCACCGTCACACCGTGAGCCGGACCTGCGCCGTGCCGCCTGGCACAGCAGTGACCCCGATCCCCCGAGCCTCCAACCTAACCCCTTAAGTCGCCTTGACAGGTTATATCGAGCATGCTCGACTGGGCATATAACCACTCAAGCGCGATAGAAGGGTTAGGGAGATGGCACCCGCGGCACCCGCAGTCCACCACCGCACCGCCACCGTCGACGGCCTGGAGGTCTTCTACCGGGAGGCCGGCGACCCGGAGGCACCCGTGGTCGTCCTCCTGCACGGCTTCCCGACCAGCTCGCACATGTTCCGCAACCTGATCCCGGCGCTCGCCGACCGCTACCGCGTGATCGCCCCCGACCACATCGGGTTCGGCCAGTCCGCCATGCCGAGCCCCGAGGACTTCCCGTACACCTTCGACGCCCTCACGGACGTCACCGACGGCCTGCTCCGGCAACTGGGTGTCGAGCGGTTCGCGATGTACGTGCAGGACTACGGCGCGCCCATCGGCTGGCGGCTCGCCCTCCGGGCCCCGGACCGGGTCACCGCGATCATCACCCAGAACGGCAACGCCTACGAGGAGGGCTTCGTCAAGCCCTTCTGGGACGGCGTCTTCGCCTACGCAGCGTCCCCCGGGCCGGAGACCGAGGCGTCGATGCGCGGGGCCCTGACGCTCGAGGCCACCCGCTGGCAGTACCTGAACGGGGTCGCCGACCCCAGCCTGGTCAGCCCCGACAACTGGGTCCACGACCAGGCCCTCCTCGACCGGCCGGGCAACGCCGGGATCCAGCTCGGGCTCTTCCGCGACTACCCCACCAACGTGGACCTCTACCCGCGGGTCCACCAGTACTTCCGCGACTCGCAGGTCCCGCTGCTGGCGGTCTGGGGCGCCAACGACGAGATCTTCGGCCCCGCGGGCGCGGAGGCCTTCCGCCAGGACCTGCCCGACGCCGAGATCCACCTCCTCGACAGCGGCCACTTCGCCCTGGAGAGTCACCTCGGCGTCATCACCGAACACATCCGCGACTTCCTCGCCCGCGCCCTCGCCCTCGCCCTCGCCTGACGCCCAGGACGCCCGGCGGTCACACCTGCCGGCCGGTACTCGAGACGGTCAGTGTCCGCAGGGCATTCCGGGCCTCGACGCGGAAGTGTTCGTCGGCGAGGATGATCCGGTTCTGGGGACCTGCGCCCACGATGCGCCGGTCGCCGTCCGCGAGGTCGCGGAGCAGGTCGAGCTGGGCGTGGGTGAAGGCCGTGGGGCCGAGCGCGACGCAGGCTTTCAGCACGGCGGAGGCGTCGCGCGCGTACGACCCAGCCCGGGCCGCCGCCAGGAGACGGTCGGCGAGTCGCGCCAGGAACGGCACCGCGGGCGCTGTCGCCGAGTAGACCGTGCCCTGGTGCACGATGCTGCTCCACAACTCCTGCTCCGCCTCCGCGGCGGTCTTCTCCACCGGGGACGCGAGATCCCGCAGCAGTGCCGGGATGTCCTCGGCAGAGCCGTAGGCATGGTGAAGCCGTGACCAGTCCGTCTGGTCGAGGCCGGCGAAGACGACGCGGAGATCCATGCCGCAGATCGTGCCACCCGGCACTGACAGCGATCCGTTCTGTCCAGCTCGGTACGCCGCCGACGACTGTCCCGTACTGGATCGACGTCCTGCGCTCGCGGGGCGCGCTCGACACCGGCACCGTCCTGATCTCCGGCACCATCCCCCTGGCCTCCGGCGTCGACCGGTTCGCCGACGGCTGGAGCGTGGAACTGGCCGACCCCGCCACCGGAGACACGATCCGCCTCCACTACGACGTCCAGCCCATGCCGGCCCCCATCGGCTGACCCGACGGCATCCCATGGGCGCCGTCGCGGGAGCACACTGAGGACGGTCCGGCGATGACGGAACGTCTCCGGCGTACGCGCGGGCCGGGAGGTGCGGGATGCGGTGGTGGGCCGGGGGATGGATGGTCGCCGTGCTGGTCGTCCTGACGGGATGCCACGCGTCGGAAGGCGGCGGACCGGCGGGAGGCCCGTCGGAGAACGGCGGCTCGGCGGGGCCGTCGGCCAGTGCGTCGACGGCTGCGCCCACAGCGCCGACCGCGAGCCCGACCGGGGAAAACCCGTCGGCGTCGGCCACCAGCCCCTCCGCCGCACCGGGGAGCTGTGCCGCCGGGCAGGCGAAGGTCACCGTCGGTCCCGGTGACGCGGCCGAACAGCGGCTCTGTGTGCGGCCCGGGACCGTGGTGTCGCTCGTCCTGCGGCCGCGCACGGATGACAAGCGGTGGACGGCCGTGCGGAGTTCCGCGCCGGTTCTCGTCCTCGCGTCCGGCTGGCGGGTGGACGCGGACGGTACGGCTCGGGCCTCGCTGCGGTGTGCGGGGGCCCGGGCCGGTACGGCCGAGGTCAGCGCGTCGGCGAAGGCACCGGACGTGGCGGGTGCCGCGAGGGCCGCCTTCACCCTGCACGTGAGCGTGGTGCCGTACACGACGCAGGGGTGACCCCGGCGGACCGGGGTCACCCCTGTGCGTCAGTGCGTCAGCCGCGTCACCTGCAGTCGCGCACGTCGGTCGTGTAGATGCCGCGGCCGTGGGTGGCCGCGTACAGCGTCCTGCCGTCCGGGCCCAGCTTCAGCTGGAGCACGGCGACGGCCGGGAGGCTGCCGACGCGCTTCCAGGTCGTGCGGCCCGGTGCGCGGTAGACGACCCCGAGGTCGGTGGCGACGGCGAGGCCGCCGTTCGGTGTGACGACCGCGGAGTTCGTCGGCACGTCGGGCAGGTTCTTCGAGATGTCCTTCCAGGTGGTGCCGCCGTCGGTGGACTCGAAGACGTGGCCGACGCCGGCGCCGGGACCCTCGGTCCAGTGCCGGGAGAAGCCGTTGACCGCGAGGAAGACGTGGTCGGCGTTCTTCGGGTCGACGGCGAACCCGGCGAGGTAGCGGTTGGGCACGCTGCCGTCCGCACCCGTGCTCGGCAGGGTGATGTCGTGCCAGCCGGTGCCGTCCGCGTTGCCGACGGAGATGCCGCGGGCGAAGCCCTGGTTGTTGCAGGGGCCGCACCAGGCCGCGTACACCTTGCCGCCCGAGGCCGCGACGGCGGTCGCGGTGCGGCCGGCGCCGAGGTCGTACACGCTGGTCCACTCGTTGCCGCTGCGGATGGCGTAGCCGTGGGTCTGGACCCAGATGTGGCGGCCGCCGGCGATCCAGGTCGAGCTGTTCTTCGCGTCGGCCGTGATCGGGGCGATGAAGCGGGCCTCACCGGTGGCGTTGTCGGCGGGAGCCACGTTGTACGACGTGATCCTGCTGGGGTCGGTGACCCAGCTCCCGTCGTTCACGGCGCAGTTCTGGGTGACCTGGACGGCCAGGTAGACGTACTCCTCGGCGATGTTGCAGCCGTTGGCCGGGTCGGTGAGGGTGTCGCCGCCGTCGCCGCCGAAGTCGGAGCCCATGACCTTGTCGTTGCTGCGCAGGATGGACTGGCCGTTGTCCTGCAGGCCGCCGGTGACGGAGACGCCGCCGTAGGTCAGGTCCTTGCCGACGCCCACCGAGTAGTACTGGAGGGTGTCGATCGTGCCGTCGTTGAGCGAGGTCCAGTCGGTGGCGTGCCCGGAGGCGTCCTGGGAGCCGTCGACCGGGCGCTTGTAGGCGCCACCGTCGTTGCCGACGTAGACGAAGCTCTTGCCGTGGTAGCTGCCGATCGCGACGCCGTGCTGGTCGGAGTGGGTGGTCTGACTGCAGTCGCCCGTCTGCTTGGCCGGGTCGATGTTCCAGCACGGGAAGGAGAAGTTCCAGTACGGGCCGACGGTCGACCAGCTGGTGCCGCCGTCCTTCGTCTCGTAGACCTCCTCAAGACCCGCGTACACGTGCTCCGCGTTCGCCGGGTCGACGGTCAGGAACTGGTTGTACCAGGCCTGCACGCCCGGCATGTATCCGCTGGTGGTGAGCGCCGAGCCGGCGGCGGCCAGACCCCGGTAGTCGGCGATCTTCGTCCACGGACCGGTGGGAGAACCGGACTTGGAGACGTAGATCCCCTCCAGGCCGCTGTCCGGGTTGGTGTTCAGCTGTTCCGGGGACTGGTCGATGGCGTAGTAGCGCGAGCCGTCGGCCGAGCGGGCGAAGGTGACGTTGCCGACGTTGTCCGGGTCGGCGGGCAGATCGCCCAGGCCGCTGGTGATCCGCGTCCAGGTGCCGTCGGAGCCCTTGGTGTAGAAGCCGTTGTAGTCGTCGCCGCTGCGCCAGCCGACCGCGAGGACCACCTTGGACGGGTTCTTGGGGTCGATCGCGATGTCGTTGGCGATGTTCTTGTACGCGGCCGAGGCGTCGTTCGCGAGGGAACCGCCGGGCAGATAGTCGGGGTTGGGCGCGAACTCCAGCTTCCAGGCACCGGTGAGCTTCTTCGTGGAGTGGCTCCACACGCCCTCGCTGGTCGCCGCCCACACCTTGCCGCCGCCGAAGCGCAGCTCGTGGATGGTGGTCGACTCCAGTTCGGCACCGCCGACCCGGCTGCGGGAGGCGAAGGTGCCGTGCCGCGGGTCGGACAGGACGTACACACCACTGCCGAGGTAGGCGTCCGCGTTGGTCGTCGCCTCGCCGGTGCCCAGCCACAACCGCCCCGCGCGGTCCAGCGCGAGTGCGCCGGTGGACTGCGAGGGCAGTTTGTCGCTGATGGGCCGCCAGCGGCCGCCTCCGGTACGCGAGCGCCACACTCCGCCGCCCGCGCTGCCCGCGTACACGTACCCGTCGTCGTCAGCGGCCATCGCGGCCATCCGGCCGGTCACATCGCCCGAGCCGCCGCTGGAGTTGGAGTCGTAGTCCCGGTAGCGCGGGTCGTCCGAGTTGTAGGGCAGGTCGGTGATGTTGCGCCACCTGCCGCCGGTGCTGGACAGGTGGGCCAGGTCGTTCCAGGCGGCTCCGTACGCGCCCGGTGCGACGACGCCGGGTGAGGTGCGGGCCTCCGCGTACTGGTCCGCGCCCTCGGCTATCTCGTCGGCCTCGTTGCCGTCGTCACCGCCGTCGTCCTGGGCCTTCGCTTCGGGTCTTGCGGCGCCCACCGACTGCGCCCGCTCGGCGGCGAGCCGGGCGAGCGCGCGGGCCCCGAAGGGACCGCTGTCCCGGCCGGACGCCGCACCGGCGGGTATCGCCACGAGTGCGGCGGATGCGGTGATGGCGCAGATCGTGAACCAACGTCTCTTGCGGGTCGGTGCTGACACCGGGACCTCCCCCAACGGGAACGTGTACAGCCGTCGGGGACGACCCGATCACCGCCGGCGGGTGACGTCCGACATTTGAGCATTCCTTGACCAGAACCTGTCACTTC
Coding sequences within:
- a CDS encoding TetR-like C-terminal domain-containing protein, which produces MGLLAHRVGVRAPSLYKHVDGQQDLNRRIAARALGEAADAVGGAALGHVGRDALAAAARAFRAFVLAHPGRYAATIGTEPAGRDDPLAVAGQRLLGAFTAVLSGYEIPESDADHALRTLRALCHGFATLQADNGFQWSSGIDESFDWLIAFADRGLRATARRT
- a CDS encoding alpha/beta fold hydrolase, with the translated sequence MTEYLAVDGGTIAYEVAGSGPLVVLAHGMGDSRAAYRAVVPRLVAAGYRVAAVDLRGCGESSADWPDWSRTAIAGDLLAVIRHLGGPAVLVGHSISGGAATVAAALEPSLVTAVVELAPFTRKQSVRLGDLRVGRFRRGMLRLIGAGVLGSVPLWRSYLDVAYPGVKPADWAERLGRIDAMLREPGRMKALKGMGRTTPADAGAHLGNVRCPVLVVMGTLDPDWADPHAEGAAIVDALPAGLGGLEMIEGAGHYPHDQFPDQVMSHVLPFLRSAAARA
- a CDS encoding glycoside hydrolase family 15 protein, translated to MDDYPLIENHGLIGDLQTAALVTTDGAVDWFCSPRFDSPSLFGALLDKDKGGHCTVRPAHPTCSTKQLYLPDTAILVTRFMTEAGAGEVVDFMPVTGTTATDRHRLVRLVRCVRGTMTFDVEIAPRFDYGLMKHQLHITPHGAVFAAEDGTELTVHPVREPEDQRLADVMTGQDADLRVSLTLAAGEQRGLMLETGAEGPPREIRRAEHERLFDETAVFWRTWLARSTYTGRWREVVERSAITLKLMTFAPSGALVAAPTAALPEQLGGERNWDYRFTWIRDASFSVYALLGLGFTEEARAFIMWLGDRVREGAGAHRTTGPLDIMYRVDGSSDLDERILDHWAGYAGSAPVRVGNGAADQLQLDIYGEALDSIYFAHRHGFTLGHAGWTSLRTDLDWLADHWDQAEEGIWETRGGRQDFTYGRVMSWVAFDRALRLAESKGWPSAADRWKAERDAVYEQVMAKGWSEDRQAFVQHYGSEVLDSSLLRMATVGFLTPGDPMWSTTLDAMEDELVSDSLVYRYDPDASPDGLRGSEGTFSLCTFMYVDALARAGRTDRARLVFEKMMGYANHLGLYSEEIDPTGRQLGNFPQAFTHLALIDSALTLDRALDSRRSGPVRQG
- a CDS encoding SsgA family sporulation/cell division regulator, encoding MRAVRIVTCEFPVEFVLSPEMAVPMRAALRYEADDPYAVRTVFHPPGQGSVEWFFGRDMLAEALRGHTGRGDVRMWPSADAGRDVVFVALRAPAGSALLRFPARDVESFLRETWSAVPPGAESARLDLDAELAQLLAGN
- a CDS encoding glycosyl hydrolase, translated to MSAPTRKRRWFTICAITASAALVAIPAGAASGRDSGPFGARALARLAAERAQSVGAARPEAKAQDDGGDDGNEADEIAEGADQYAEARTSPGVVAPGAYGAAWNDLAHLSSTGGRWRNITDLPYNSDDPRYRDYDSNSSGGSGDVTGRMAAMAADDDGYVYAGSAGGGVWRSRTGGGRWRPISDKLPSQSTGALALDRAGRLWLGTGEATTNADAYLGSGVYVLSDPRHGTFASRSRVGGAELESTTIHELRFGGGKVWAATSEGVWSHSTKKLTGAWKLEFAPNPDYLPGGSLANDASAAYKNIANDIAIDPKNPSKVVLAVGWRSGDDYNGFYTKGSDGTWTRITSGLGDLPADPDNVGNVTFARSADGSRYYAIDQSPEQLNTNPDSGLEGIYVSKSGSPTGPWTKIADYRGLAAAGSALTTSGYMPGVQAWYNQFLTVDPANAEHVYAGLEEVYETKDGGTSWSTVGPYWNFSFPCWNIDPAKQTGDCSQTTHSDQHGVAIGSYHGKSFVYVGNDGGAYKRPVDGSQDASGHATDWTSLNDGTIDTLQYYSVGVGKDLTYGGVSVTGGLQDNGQSILRSNDKVMGSDFGGDGGDTLTDPANGCNIAEEYVYLAVQVTQNCAVNDGSWVTDPSRITSYNVAPADNATGEARFIAPITADAKNSSTWIAGGRHIWVQTHGYAIRSGNEWTSVYDLGAGRTATAVAASGGKVYAAWCGPCNNQGFARGISVGNADGTGWHDITLPSTGADGSVPNRYLAGFAVDPKNADHVFLAVNGFSRHWTEGPGAGVGHVFESTDGGTTWKDISKNLPDVPTNSAVVTPNGGLAVATDLGVVYRAPGRTTWKRVGSLPAVAVLQLKLGPDGRTLYAATHGRGIYTTDVRDCR
- a CDS encoding TetR/AcrR family transcriptional regulator, which encodes MSPHVLPAPKEPAKPLRRDAQRNRDAIVAAARKAFAEQGLDASLEGVAREAGVAIGTVYRHFPRRLDLVEELFTAKFTDLLAAAEEAAAMDDAWEAFCHYLERLCELQACDRAFNDLVSARLPVHALGRGMFERAQERGAQVFHAAQEQGVLRDDVTPEDLAFVIWSQAGIIQATRAVAPNAWRRHLHLMLDAFRAQCAHELPEPPLTPRQVDQTLTTLECPEAECHECHEEA
- a CDS encoding DUF4239 domain-containing protein is translated as MSLWLLNHFSTFTLAVVTVGGTVALAVAGSVLLRRRYPSLAGGEHNDMVGVTLGMFGAIYGIILAFVIVTLWTQLEDTQTIVAAEATDAALITRDAAAFPAVVRDRLDSAMSGYVHAVVEDQWPRMRAGHPSYGATETHLQAAFQVLQTYDPKGEQEQVFYEQTVGHLDDVASQRRARITMARQELPPLLQALAVGGALVLVPLTFLFGMRKLRVQILFVASVAGLVGFSLLLVFVLDRPFSGDLSVSPAPYREGALARYWQPAQR
- a CDS encoding alpha/beta fold hydrolase; the protein is MAPAAPAVHHRTATVDGLEVFYREAGDPEAPVVVLLHGFPTSSHMFRNLIPALADRYRVIAPDHIGFGQSAMPSPEDFPYTFDALTDVTDGLLRQLGVERFAMYVQDYGAPIGWRLALRAPDRVTAIITQNGNAYEEGFVKPFWDGVFAYAASPGPETEASMRGALTLEATRWQYLNGVADPSLVSPDNWVHDQALLDRPGNAGIQLGLFRDYPTNVDLYPRVHQYFRDSQVPLLAVWGANDEIFGPAGAEAFRQDLPDAEIHLLDSGHFALESHLGVITEHIRDFLARALALALA
- a CDS encoding DUF2848 family protein → MTSPSGRGRRRRRGDPCRRSCHPALTAIRSVQLGTPPTTVPYWIDVLRSRGALDTGTVLISGTIPLASGVDRFADGWSVELADPATGDTIRLHYDVQPMPAPIG
- a CDS encoding ATP-binding protein; the encoded protein is MVTPLKNRASDEQEPGAPLRHRLTWDTADSPIADARVAVRALLARAGHHPDRLPSQDAQLVVSELVTNAVRHAPGPGGLALEVSPDAGLLRIAVSDGSRRPPVLPARDPARVGGHGLHLVTRLCEGLITLEQETGKLVVAHLRLRDPTAR